The DNA region TAAAATGATGAAACAGAAATTAGTTTGTATAGCGCTCTTTTTATTATTGTCAGGCACATTTTTATTAGCGCAAACTGTCCTGGCACAAATATCCCAAACCATCAGCTATCAAGGAGTTTTGACCAATGCTGCAGGCGCGGTTGTTGAGGATGGTATGTACATGATAACATTCCGGCTCTACGATGTAAATGAGGGTGGTGAAAACATCTGGGTAGAAATGCAAGATGTACCTGTAGTTGGAGGAATTTTCAATGTTATTTTAGGCGGCAATAATCCATTAGATTTACCCTTTGACCAACCCTACTGGCTTGGCATCGCCATCGGCGGGGATGCCGAACTTGAAACCTCGGATTGAACTCACAGCCGCAGCTTACAGCCTGAATTCCAGAACCGTAATGGACAACTCCGTAAGCGCCGCCAAGATTCAGGATGGCGCGGTCACCAGCGCCAAGCTTGCCGACAACGCCGTCAGCACAGCCAAAATTCAGAAGGGTGCGGTCACCCAGGCTAAATTAGATGCTGGCGTGATGTTGCCCCCTGGTGGGCAAGCCGGTGGGGATTTAACCGGCGCCTACCCGAATCCAACTCTTGCCGATGGTGTAGTTACCAGCGCCAATCTTGCCGACAATGTGGTAACCGCCGCCAAGATTGCCATTGGCCAGGTGGTGAAGAGCATTTTGGTGGACAATACCTCATTAAAGGATGATATCACCCTTGCTGGCGGGGCTAATGTGACGATTACGGCGGCTGCCGACACCATCACCATATCGGCCGAGGGCGGCGGCGCCGATGCCGATTGGACCATTTCAGGTAATGATATGTATTCTGCGGTCTCCGGTAACGTCGGCATTGGGGACACGAGTCCGGATGATAAACTGGACGTGATCAACACTGGCAGCGGCACTGCGTTCAGCGCGTCTACAAACGGCACCGGTCAAGCAGGAAGCTTCCACATTCGTAACCCCGGCAACACCTTCCCTGCGCTCTTTGCACAGACCAATGGCAGCGGGTCTGCGTTAGAGGGTAAAACATTTGGTACGGGAAGAGCGGGGTCCTTCCAAATCGAAAACGAAAACAACAACCGTCCTGCGATTGAAGCAACAACCAACGGCAGCGGCGCTGCGTTCAGCGCGTCTACCAACGGCACCTATCGAGCAGGAAGCTTCCACATCAGTAATCCCGGCAACAATAGCAGTGCGCTCTTCACCAGCACCGACGGTACTGGTGAAGCCGGACTTTTCCGCATCAACAACACAAGCAACAGCCAGGCAGCCCTCTTCGCTATAACGAACGGCAGCGGGTCTGCGTTAAACGGTAAAACATTTGGTACGGGAAGAGCGGGATTCTTCCAAATCGTAAACGAAAACAACAGCCGTCCTGCGATTGAAGCCACGACCAACGGCAGCGGTCCCGCGGGACGTTTCAATGGCGACGTCGAGGTAACTGGCGCCATTAAGAGTGGCAACTCCATCACCATAGATGGGACTGGTGACGGAAGTAGTGAAATAAAGACAGATAACAATAACTTGAACATTACTAATTTTGACGGGAATATATCGTTTTTTACACGTAGACCAATAGCAGAAGGGGGGGGCGCTCTTAGGCGGATGATAATTGCACAGGATAATGGCAACGTCGGCGTTGGAAGAAACCCAACGGTAAATAAGCTAGAGATCGAAGGCAGCGCTTCCAAGACCACGGCTGGCGATTGGCTGGCCAACTCTGACGCCCGTATTAAGACAGATATACAAGAGATAGCAAATTCCCTTGAAACCATCAACCGTCTCCGTCCGGTAAAATTTCGCTACACCCAAGAATACAGAGCCAAACACCCAAGTATAAAAGAGAGATACTATTACAACTTCATAGCTCAAGAGTTTAGAGAGCTGTTCCCTGAAAGTGTGCAAGATGATGGTACAGGCTACCTTCAAGTAGATACATACAATGTGAGGCCCTACCTAGTGGGCGCTGTACAGGAGTTGAGTAAGATAGTGGAAGCGCTGCAAGGGGAGAACGAGACATTACAAGAAAGTAATGAAAAATTGAAAGCTAAAATTGATAAAACAGAATCGGAAATGAATGAATTAAAATCCAAGATGGCTCAATTTGAAGTTGCTTTACAACATCTTACAGCGGTAACAGGTACAAAGGAAATTAGTAGAATCGCAACAAGCAAGAGTTTAGTTTTCAGCAACGCAAAGTAGAAAAGAACTTGACTGAATGCATATAAAGTGCAGTGTGCTGTTGTTGGGTTGTATTAATGGAGTAATAAAATTTTAGATTATGAGCATATAAATTAAGGAGGTTACAATGATGAAACGCACATATTTTCTAATTGCGTTGTTTCTATTGTTAATCCCACATTTATCGGGACAAATCGTTTTAGCACAAATACCCAAAACCATAAGTTATCAAGGAGTTGTGACCAAAGCCGCAGGCGCTGTTGTAGAAGATGGCAAGTACTTGATAACATTCAAGCTCTACGATTTAAAAGAAGGCGGGGAACACCTGTGGGAAGAGATACAAAACGTACCTGTAGTTGGAGGCATTTTCAATGTTATTTTAGGCGGCAATAATCCATTAGATTTACCCTTTGACCAACCCTACTGGCTTGGCATCGCCATCGGCGGGGATGCCGAACTTGAACCTCGGATTGAACTCACAGCCGCAGCTTACAGCCTGAACGCCCGCTCGATTGCAGATAGTGTAGTGACCGGCAGCAAGATTGCCGACGGTCAGGTGGTACGCAGCATCAATAATCTGACCGATACTGTGATCCTGGCTGAAGGAGACAATGTGACCATTACACCGCAGGGCGACTCGCTGGTGATTTCAGCTACGGCTAGCCCAGGAGGAAATATTACAACCATGGACAAAATCACCGCTACTTCACACCTGGATATTGAAGTAAACGGCGGCGACCGTGCCCTGCGTCTGGAGAATACCGATGGCAACACACCCAATGTAATTGGCGGCTTTGGTGGCAACAGTGTAGCTGCGGATGTGGTAGGAGCTACTATTGGCGGTGGGGGTGCAGCCGAGACGATGGCTTTGGCGATCCCGTCCCCAACAGGGTGACCGCCAGCTTCGGCACAGTAGCTGGAGGCTTTGACAATCTCGCCAGTGGTTTCAGTGCCACCGTCAGCGGAGGTGAAAATAATACTGCCAGCACACAAGCCACCGTTGGTGGGGGTATAAATAACACCGCCAGCGGCAGCAGAGCCACTATAAGCGGCGGCGTTAGAAACACCGCTGACACTACCCTTGCCACAGTTAGTGGAGGCTTCTTTAACCTCGCTAGTGGCGT from candidate division KSB1 bacterium includes:
- a CDS encoding tail fiber domain-containing protein, whose protein sequence is MKPRIELTAAAYSLNSRTVMDNSVSAAKIQDGAVTSAKLADNAVSTAKIQKGAVTQAKLDAGVMLPPGGQAGGDLTGAYPNPTLADGVVTSANLADNVVTAAKIAIGQVVKSILVDNTSLKDDITLAGGANVTITAAADTITISAEGGGADADWTISGNDMYSAVSGNVGIGDTSPDDKLDVINTGSGTAFSASTNGTGQAGSFHIRNPGNTFPALFAQTNGSGSALEGKTFGTGRAGSFQIENENNNRPAIEATTNGSGAAFSASTNGTYRAGSFHISNPGNNSSALFTSTDGTGEAGLFRINNTSNSQAALFAITNGSGSALNGKTFGTGRAGFFQIVNENNSRPAIEATTNGSGPAGRFNGDVEVTGAIKSGNSITIDGTGDGSSEIKTDNNNLNITNFDGNISFFTRRPIAEGGGALRRMIIAQDNGNVGVGRNPTVNKLEIEGSASKTTAGDWLANSDARIKTDIQEIANSLETINRLRPVKFRYTQEYRAKHPSIKERYYYNFIAQEFRELFPESVQDDGTGYLQVDTYNVRPYLVGAVQELSKIVEALQGENETLQESNEKLKAKIDKTESEMNELKSKMAQFEVALQHLTAVTGTKEISRIATSKSLVFSNAK